The genome window TGTTTTTATTATGTTTTAAAAGAAAATATTTACATCACGTTATAAGCAGCGCTGATAGGGAGTTCAATGCGCTGTCCAGCCGCCGTCAACCGTCATTATCGATCCAACCATGTAGCTGGAAGCTTCGCTGGCCAGGAAGATGGCGGCTCCCTGAATTTCTTGCAGATTGGCCCAGCGCTGTAATGCGGTGGCGCCGATGATGATGTCGCGGGCTTCGTCGCTGTCGGCGATGGGGATGTTCATTTCGGTGAGGAACGGGCCGGGACAGATCGCGTTGACATTGATGTTGAAAGGCGCAAGTTCCATCGCCAGTGCACGGGTCATTTGTACGACTGCTCCCTTACTGGCCGTGTATGGCGTTCTGTTGGCTAGCCCTACCAGCCCCAGCGTGCTGGCCAGATTAATGATCTTGCCGCTTTTCTGCTGCTTCATGATGGGTGTAACGGCACGCGATGCGAGCCACGTGCCGTTTACATTTACATCCATAACCCGGTTAAAATCTGCCGGCGAAAGCTCATCGATCGGCCCGCGTATATTGATACCCGCACTGTTGATCAGGATATCGATTTTACCAAAAGCCGCTATCACGAATTTTGCCATAGCTTGGGTCTGTTCCAGGCTGGTAATGTCAGCCGGGAATGAGGTTATCCGTGTTCCGAATGAGCGCAATTCTTCCGCGCTCGTTTCGGCATCGGCTGCATTGCGGTTCACCAGCACAATATCGGCTCCGGCAGAAGCCAGCCCGGCAGCCATAGCCAGGCCAAGCCCTTTCGAGCCACCGGTGACAACGGCTACTTTTCCTGTCAGATCAAATAGCTTGATTCCTGGTAAATCTGAAACCGACATCATTTAGTACTGATGAAACGACTGTGATACGAATTCGAGCACTTTGGGCAATGACTCTCTCCAATAGGTCCAGTTATGCGCACCATCGCGGATCCTGAATTCATGCGGGATTTCCTTTTTCTTCATTGCAATGTGAACCAGGCTGTTGCCTTCGTACAGGAAGTCATCGTCGCCGCAGTCAATGTACCAGCGAACGGCTTTTTTCTGATCGTCTTTGATGTTGTTGATCAATGCCAGGGCGCTGTGGCGGTTGTAATAATTGGTCACTGTGGAATCCTGAATGTCGGGGTTGGCATTGTTGCGCTGTAAATTCTTTTTCGCGTCCTCCACCGTGATCGGGCCGGCTGCTGCGCTCAATGGGCAGGCCGACGAAAAGAGTTCGGGATGGTGCAACGCATACATGAAAGTGCCTCCTCCTCCCATCGAAAGTCCGGATATAGCCCTGAATTTCTTGTTGGCCTTGATCCTGAACTTTTTCTCCACATGCGGCATCAGTTCCTGAAAAAAGAAATCTTCATAGTTCCAGTCGCCTTTTACATCATTGAAATAACCCCTTCTTCCCGTGTCTGCGTCCGGCATAACGATGATCATGGGCGTTGCGGAACCTTCGCGGATGGCTTTGTCGGTAATGTTAAGGACTTCGCCAAACTGGACCCAGCCGGTGTGGTCATCGCCGGCACCGTGCAGCAGGTAAAGCACAGGATAGCTTCTTTCTGAGGTCGCGTAATCGGGCGGCAGGTAAATGGCGTATTTTCTTTCCGATTTAAGGAGCTTACTGGGAACTGATAAATTATCCATTACCTTGCCCGTTTGGGCAAATGTGGGAACCGCCAGCATAGCCAGCAGAAAAGTAGCGTAAATCTTGCGCATAGATCCGGGTTGATTTGGTTTAAAAAATCCTTCGGACTAAAAAGTAACCGCGCATCACACTTTACCCGCAATGTTAGTAATCATTCCTTTAAAAATGAATGCATGAAAAGGAAGCACCGAGTACCAGTATAACCTTCCCGCCAAGCCAAGGGGGCGAAATGTGGCCGTTTGCTTCAAAACATTGTTTTCATCGAGGCAAAATTCCAGCCAGGCTTCGCCGGGAAGCTTCATTTCCGCGTATAGCAAAAGACGCTTTTCTTCTTTGTTAGCAAGCAGCACCCGCCAGAAATCGAGCGGATCGCCCGGATAGATTTGCTCGGGATGCCTTCTCCCGCGCCGCAGCCCTACCCCGCCCGTAACCTTGTCCAGAAACCCGCGTATCTCCCAAAGCCAGGTTCCATAATACCAGCCGGTTTTGCCGCCGATGGACCAGATCCTTTTCAACACATACTCAGGATCATCGATTTTAAGTTCTCTTTTATCAATAAAACAACCGTTGGTTGGCACTTGCATGTAACTGGAAATGCCTTTGGAAAGTGCCGCACTGCTTTGTGCGCCCGTCCAGCTGGATAAAACCTGATTCTGCTCTATTTTATCAAATGCCAGACGGATTGCTTTTTCATAGCCAATAAGCTCAATGTGAAGCTTTTCCGCGAGATCATTCGGTCGGCAGACAACCTTGACCTTCATGCTGTGCACAAGATTTTTAGCGAGGGAATAAGAGGTGGAAGTGACAAAATAGAGCCAGTAGGACGATAATTTGGGCGTCATAACAGGCACCACCAGAATGCGTCGTTTCAACCCACGGACTTCTGCAAATTTCAGCAGCATCTGTTTGTAAGTCAAAATGTCCGGGCCGCCTATGTCGAAACTTTTCCCATAGGTTTCTTCCAAAAGCAATGTGCCGGTCAGGAAATCGACGACATTACGGATGGCTATGGGCTGACACTGCGTATGCAACCAGCGCGGCGTGATCATGACTGGCAGTTTTTCGACAAGATCTCTGATAATTTCAAAAGAAGCGCTGCCCGAACCGACAATGATGCCAGCACGCAATGTTGTCAATGCATAATGTTCGGATTTCAGGATTTCCTCGACGTTTTTGCGGGAGAGCAAATGTTTCGAAAGATCTTCTTCATTGATAATGCCGCTCAGATAAATGACCTGCCGGGCTTGCGTTCCTTCAACTCTTTGCTTGAAATGCGTGGCAGTGGTTTCTTCCAGTTTCTCAAAATCCTCCCCGCCGCCCGTGGACATGGAGTGGATCAGATAATAGGCGGCGTCGATGTCATCCGGGATGTTAGCAAGCGTTTCTACACGCAAAAAGTCCACTTCCAAAACAGTTGCGTCAGGGAACTGCTGCGCATTGAAACGCTGCTTATCCCTGACGCAACAAAATACTTCATGCCCTGCTTCCAGCAGCACCGGCAGTAATCGCTGTGCAATGTATCCGGTGGCACCCGTCAGTAGGATTTTCATTCAGTTTGATTTATTTCTTTTTAACCTTCATCGCAACGGGGTCCCAGTTGATGATTTTTTTGGAAAAATAACTTTCATTACAAGCCAAAACAGGCGCTGCGGCGCGGAAACCGAAAATCGGGTCTTCAATTGTTCCTACGCTTCCTTTTTTGATGTTGTCAAAAAAATCGGCGAAATGGTTGGCATGCGCATCGTCCTCTTTCGGAGCTGTGAACTTTACTTCTTTTACCGGCTCGGCCTTGCGGGTGTCTTCCGGATATTGGGCATCGTATTGTTTTTTAAAAGCCTGCTGTTCGCTTTCCGAGAACGTGTTATAACTGTCGTATCCCCCGAAACCAGGCGCTTTTGGGAGCTTTTTCTTGGTTAATACCAAATTATTTTCTGTAAATTCTATCTGCCCTTCGGTTCCGATGATACGCGTGTTGTTCGCGATCGCACCAGCATTGGCAAAGTTCACGCGCAGCACCATTTGGAAATTAGCGTGAATGTCTGTTTTTGGGTAATCCAAAATGGAAACCAGCACATCCGGCACGTCACGGCCATCTTTCCAGTAACTCAGCTCGCCTGACGACATAATGCGTTCGGGCCCTAGGGAATTAGTAACAAAATGCACGCCAGTGATCAAATGCACAAACAAATCCCCGCCTACGCCTGTCCCGTAATCCCGGTAATTTCTCCATCTGAAAAAGCGCTTGGCCTCAAACGGAACTTTGGGCGCATCGCCCAGGAATTGGTCCCAATCCAATGTGGTCTGCGACGCATCCGTCGGAATCGAGTAATTCCAGGCCCCTATGGAGTTAAAACGGTCATTATTAGACTCTACATAATTGATCTCCCCGATTTCGCCTGCCTGAAAAAGCCTTTTAGCTTCCTTAAAAGAAGCAGAACTAATGCGCTGGCTGCCGATCTGCATGGTCTTGCCCGATTTTTTCCAGGCGTCGATCACAGAAAGGCCTTCGTTAATGTGGTGCACCATTGGTTTTTCACAATAAACATGCTTGCCGGCCTGCAATGACGCTTTGGTAATATGGTCATGCCAATGGTCCGGCGTTACGATCAGGACGGCGTCAATGTCTTTTCTTTCCAGGATCTGACGATGGTCACGTGTTGTAAAAATATCTTTTCCGAAAACCTCTTTTACCCTGGCCAGCCTGCCGTCATACAGGTCTGCAGCAGCAACGAACTCTGCATCGGGCGCGCCTCTCAATGCAGCTTTCGTATCCTGGTGGCCCTGGATTCCCATCCCGATTGTCGCAAAACGGATCTTATCATTGGGGCTGATCTTTTTGAGGTCTTTGATAATGTTGAAAGGCTTGGCAATGCTTTCAGTAGCTAACAAAGCGGAGGCCGCTGTTACGTTCCTGAGAAATTTCCGTCGGGTAGGATTCATATTAAATATGACTAAAATGTTACATTGTGATGATTCCACTAAAATAAGGAATAAATGTTTGTCGAACCACAACGATCTTCTATTTACAATTTATGGACAACTCGCAACGAAAAAAACTTGTAGATGAGCTTATCGGCCTCATTGAAAAAGGAAACGCACACGTCAGCTTTAAGGATTCGGTTGATGGGTTACCGCCGGAATTACGCACCGTTATCCCGGAAAATCTGCCATACAGCATTTGGCAATTGGTTGAACACATCAGGATTGCGCAGCAGGACATTGTCGATTTTTCCGCTTCTGCCGACAGTCCTTCGCTCGCCTGGCCTGACGATTACTGGGTGGAGCCAACCGAACAAATCAGCGATGAGGAATGGAATCATTCGTTGAAGCAAATTGAAGCAGATCAGCAGCGTTTTCAAGCGCTTTTGGAAGACGAGAAACACGATCTTTTTACGCCGCTGCCCTGGGGAACCGGGCAAAGCCTCCTACGCGAAGCCATGCTTATAGCCGATCACAATGCCTATCACACCGCCGAAATAGTGGTTGCAAGACGATTACTGAAAAGCTGGAAATAAGACCAAAGCCACGTCCCCAGCGGCGTGGCTTCATAATTCTTCTATAAAAATATCTTTATAATAAACCTTTGCTTTTCCGCCACCGTGGATTTGTAACCCGATGAGCCCCTGCTGAGGAATGGATTTGTCCGGCTCGGTATAATCCACAGTTTGCTTACCATTGAGCATAATCCTGATACGGCCGTGTTCACTCCGCACCTGATAATCATTCCAGTCGTTCAGCTTAACCAGTTTGAGCACTTCCGCCGAATCGGGCGCGATGAGGGTTTTGTTCCTGCGGGATTCATCATAAAGGCTTGCCCAAAACTTTTCTCCCAGATCTGCCTGATAACCAATCATTTCATAGGACGGATCCTTCGATCGCACACTATGGAACTGAACGCCTGTATTAATGAAGCCATCATGCCCCGTTAGTTTGAATTTCAGGGTTAGTATAAAGTTTGAATAGGTCTTTTTGGTAACTAAAAATTCATTGTGCGGCACCGTTTCTTCCAGCGAACCACCAGCGATTGTGCCGTTCTCTATCTTCCAGGTCTTCACCGTATCGCCCTCCCAGCCGCTGAATGTTTTGCCGTCAAACAGCGAAACTTTCTTCTTCTGGGGCACCATTGCGATAAATGTTACCAGCATAACTGATAGAAACAGGCATAATGATGTTTTTAACATAACGCAGATATAATGTTGGATCTCGGATAAAAGTCTGCCCGCTATGGACTTTACTATATAGGGTCCGGCTGCAATCCGAAAATGAGTTAGGAACGTAGCTGTTTATTATTCGTGACACGAATGCGCAAATGCCTGTTTGGCTAATGCTTTGTCATTAATATGATTATTTTTACGGATAAAATGTATTCAGGCATCGGGGAAAATGAACACCAAACCGAACTTAAATAACAATAAATTAATGGGGGATTTGTCGGAAGAATTGCAGTCCGAAGTGGCAAGACTTGAAAGTGAAGCCAATTTGCAATTTGCGCTGGGGGCCGCGCAGCTGGGCGTCTGGAATATGAACCCGGATACCGGGGAAGTTTACTTTGATGAAAGATGCAGAGAACTGTACGGAAATCCCCCCGAAGAGATATTAAATTTTGAGAGTCTGATCCTGCACATTCATTTCGAGGATCGGGAAAAAGTGACCATTGCCATCAGTGACGCGCTCGACCCGAATAAGCGGCTCACTTATGATGTGCGTTACAGAACGGTTGGCGCGGCGGACAATCGATTACGCTGGCTGCATTGCACAGGTAAAGCTTATTTTACACCCGAAGGAGCGCCTTACCGGTTTTCAGGGGTGTCCCGCAATGTTACCGATGAAATATCCAACCGGGAAAGAGTGGCCTGGGCCGATCAGCAGGCTGCCATGACGATCGAAGGCTCCGGTGCGGGTTCATTTTTGGTGACGCTTGCAACCGATGAGATCATTTATTCCCCTACCATGTCACGCATCATTACGGGCAGGGACAACAATACAGATTCGCGTGAGGTGTTTATCCGGCATGTTCACCCGGAAGATGCCGATAAGCGCCTGAACGCGTATAAGGTTGCCTCTGCAACCGGTCAGCTGCGGTATGAAGCGCGTTTTGTATGGCACGACAAGTCTGTACATTGGGTGCGGGTAATCGGACAATATCTTTTTGACAGCACCGGAAAAGCCGTGTCGCTTTCGGGTGTGGTTATGGACATTACGGACCGTATCGAGGCCGAAAATATTATCAGGACCAGCGAAGAACATTTGCGCACATTGATTGAGCAGGCGCCTGTGGCCACTTCCCTATTTGTAGGCAGGGAAATGATCATTGAGCTGCCGAATGAGGCGATGTTAAAAATTTGGGGAAAAGGTAACAGTGTGATCGGCAAGCCATTACACGAAGCGCTTCCAGAACTGCAAAGCCAGCCGTTCTTTAAAATCCTGAGTGAAGTTTTTGAAACAGGGGTGCCATATGCAGCTTCGGGAAGCCGGGCGGACCTCGTCATGAACGGTGTCCTGGAAACTTTCTACTTCGACTTTACCTACAAGCCGCTCCGAAATTCGAAAGGTGAAATCTATGCAATTCTCGATATGGCAGTAGACGTCACCGAGCAGGTGAAATCGCGACAGGCTTTGGAGCAAAGCGAGGAGCGTTATCGTCAGCTGGTTAATGAATTGGAACAAAGAGTACAAAAGCGAACCGAGGAATTGCACCAAGCCAATCAGGAGCTTTTGAACTCAAATAGCAACTTGCAGCAATTCGCCTATGCGGCAAGTCATGACATGCAGGAGCCGTTGCGTAAAATCCTTTCGTTCAGCTCACGTTTGCAGACTGTTTACGGCAATTCATTCGATGAAAACGGCATTTTCATGCTGAACCGGATCCAGGATGCTTCTAAAAGAATGTCGAGTATGATCGATGATTTGCTGGCATATTCGAGGCTGACCACACGTGACAGCGCTTTTGAGCCTGTTGACCTGGATAAAATCGTTTCATCCGTGATTGCGGATCTTGAATTCTCAATTGAGGAACAGAAATCCGAGATTAAGATAGGGCCATTACCAACCGTTTGGGGTAATGCGTCGCAGCTGACCCAGCTTGTGCAAAATTTGCTAAGCAATGCGATCAAATACAGGAAGCAGGATGTGCCGTCGGTGATCGAAATTTTGGCCAGGGATGTGGACGCGGCCGAACTTGCAGAGTTGCCGCGCTTGTTTTCAGAGCATCATTACACCCGTTTTGAAGTCCGCGATAACGGGATCGGCTTTGACGAAAAATATCTGGACCGTATTTTCCAAATGTTCCAGCGCTTGCACGGACGCGGTGAATTTTCCGGCTCGGGAATCGGGCTTGCGCTATGTAAAAAAGTTGTCCAGAACCATCACGGTTACATTACGGCCAAAAGCGAGCTGGAAGTGGGATCCACTTTCATCGTTTACCTGCCTGTTCCAAATTAAAACACAAAACATCCCGGCTTATTTCCGCCAGACGTCCTGGAACTCGTCGGGATGTTTTGTGAACTGGACATGCACATATTCACACAGCGGAACGACTTGCAGATTCTGTTTGCGCGCATAACCTACCATTTCATCCAGCATTAACTTTGCATATCCTTTCCCGGACATGTTCTCGTCAACTTCAGTGTGGTAAACCGTTAAAGCCGTGTCGCTGACGCCAACGACCATTTCCCCTATCTGCTTACCCTCTTCCTCGATATAAAACGCGCCTCTCTTGCGTTCATCCAGCCTTAATTTTACTTCAATCATATTTTTGTCTGATAAACCAAAAAGTCCAGGATAACGACCGGTAAATAATTGTTCCCGCCGTTCGCCGACAAATTGACCCATATTCAAGTAAAAACCAAATATGTCGTCGTGAATCTGTATTTTCTTCTCCCTACTTTATCTATTCTTTCAGCACATTAACAAAACACCGCTATGCTATTCAAGCTTCTTTTTCCGGCCTTATTTTTAACCGGCGCCTATTTTTTATTCCGCAGCATTACCAGGATCGTGCAAGTTTATGCCGGACCCAAAATCGAATTTTCTGCAAAAACCGCTACTAATACAATTAAGATAGATCAGGGCGGTGATTATGAAATCGCGTATAAGCGGCCGTCACTGACCGGCGTCATTCCGTCAAACTGCACATTTACATTAATTAAGGATGCCGACCAGCGGGAATGGCAAGTTGTGTCTGCGCTCAATATGCTTGGAATGCGTAAGGACTTGTCGGGCAACCGTGTTGTGCCGATTGCAGAATTTAACATTGCCGAGCCAGGCACTTACACATTACGTACAACCGAGTCTGTAAGCTTCAAAGAAGGCGACAGATTGCTGATAACAGCTAAAACGGGCTCGAAGGGATTTCTTGCCATATTCGCAATCATTATCTCTGGAATTGCAACCATCGCAGGACTGGTGCTCAGCATTCTGGCTTGGACAAACAGGTTGTGATTACACGCCCTCTGTCACCTTTTTCATCTTGGCCAGGCCCGTTTTTGCCACAAGCAATGCATCCTGCGCATAGTAATCTTTGTTGAAAACCTCGAAGGAAAGGATAACCGGCCGTTCCGGATTTTTCAGGGATTTTAACAGATCTTTCAGCGGCGCGACACCATCACCTGCATAGACGCGGTCTGCGTCTGTGATCGTTTCCCGCGGAGGCGTTGCGGGATAATCATTAATATGGAATATCTCAACCAAAGGTTTGCCAACATCCTTCACAGCATCCATTCCCGAGCCACCTTTATGCAAATGGTAAACGTCCATCAGCAAGCGCGCCGAAGGGTGCCCCGACTCCACTGCCACATACAGGATCTCTCCTACCCGGCTGAGATTTTTGGAAAAACCCCAGAGTTCAAGGTGCGGCACGACGCCAGTTTTATCCCCTAATTCAAGAATAGTCCGGTAACGTTCTGCCACTTTTGCCAGGTCCAGCGAATCGCCGGTAGTTGCACCCATAGGCGGTGCCGCAATGCGCGGGCAGCCGATTTGTGCAAGCTGGTCCATCTCCACTTTAAGCTGTTCAATCGCCTTGGAACGCGCCGATTCGTCGTCCACAATCCAGGTTGCGAAGCCGATGGCATCTTCCACTTTAATGCCTAGATCATTGATGATCTTTTTTGCATCCTGCAATGTTCCACCTGTTTTCAGGTAATCCTGCAATGTATTGATCCAAATTTCGACAGACCCGAACCCGGCTTTTGCAGCCACTTCCAGTTCCTTCCTGAAACCAAGCTTATGCCCGCGCAACGTGCTCATATTCAAAGAATAAATAAAAGGCTGTTCTTTGCTTTTAGCGGCTTGGGCAGGCAAAATCCCTGCACCGGAAACGGCAAGGATAGAAGATAGAGCGGTTCTGCGTTTCATGAAGAATTGACTGAAATTAACGAATGATTTACACGAAAAGCTGCAACAGGCGTTTTTTTACCGACTCAGGATACAATTTAGTATTTCATCATTAAGGTCAGCAATTTCCTGTCGAGCTTGTGGCCGTGCCAGTCTTCGTAGGCTACATCGTCACGGCGGGAATCCAGTACGCCGAAATCGCCCATAAATTCCCATAAGGAGAAACCGATTCCGTTGGACGTTAGAATGTCGAGCACATCGCCAAACCAGGCAAGAAAAACGGCATGCGGGGTTTTGTTCCAGCAGCCACATTCGCCGCAATGTACACCTACTCCCTTCCCTACCATATCGATCCAGGGTTTGTAAAAGCTTTCGAGCATGGCTCGGCTCAGATATTTGTCGCCTACCTGTCCCGGCCATTTCGGTTCGGGAAGATTATCCGGATCTTTGTTCGCCCAGGGCGCCTTGTAATGTGAAATGATGCCCGGATGATAACCCCGGCAGCTTTGTGCAATGTCCAGATCGGCGATTTCCGGAATAACCGAACTACCCACATCGTTGCCATCGGCAATGATGAGATGCATGGCATTTTCCTTGCGGATTGCTTCCGAAGCTGCTATGGCCAGTTTGCGATAAACGGCTCCCGGCACAGACGATCTTTTGGAATGCTGATCGTTCATGTCCTCGCGCATGCTAGGCTCATTCAGGAGATCGAAGCTTATTTTTTTGTTGGACACATTCTTGTAACGCTTCGCCCACATGTTCCAGTGAAAGCAAAAGGCATCCAACGCTTTCTGATCCGTCCACAAGTTATAAGGCTCATGAAAACCTGCGTTAACACAGTAACCCGGCGCTCTATGCAGGTTCAGACTGACGTGAATGTTGTATTTATGTGCTGTTGTAACAAGCTTATCGATGCGCTCAACAGCCTGTTCATCTATCTGATAAACTTCTTCGGGTGTAATGTTCCGGCTGCGGTCGAACTTTACATATGCAGGATAAGCCATCGGAATCCTGACAAAATCAAAACCCCAATCGCTCATCCATTTAAATTGTTCCTCGGTTGTCGGCTTCCGGCTGGAAGCGGGATCTGGTGAAAAAAAATCGAGCAGATTAAAGCCTTTCCATTTGGGCAGTTTGTTTTTCGCGTTCTGCGTTTTGAATGAGAAGCCACTCGAAACGGCCGCACCTGCTGCTACGCTGACAGCCGTATTTTTAATAAAAGTCCTGCGATGCATGTTCCAACATGTTCGTTTGATACTTTTAGTAAAATGCAGGCGCGGTAACGTTTTACTTACTTGCTCAGAGATTAACGCACAATCTTACTTTTTATAGCGGAGTTCCTCAGCAACTTTTCGATTTTTCTCTGCTTGTTTTCTTTGTTCGTCTGCCTGTAAGCGTTGCTTATCAGCTTGCGTCCGCATCTCGTCTGCCTCCCGGCGTTGCAGGTCAGCTGCTGCGCGTTGCTTGTCTGCTTCTTCGCGATGCTTATCCGCTTCTTTCCTTTGGGCCTCGGCTTTTTTATGCTCTTCTGTTATCTTATCCAGCACCTGGTTAATCTCCTGCTGATACTTCGGGAAGTCTTCCTTTGGAATTTCATTTCCATCGATCATTAACGTTGTGATTTTGTCTTTGATCTTTACCATTTCATAATGCTTCCCATTCACATTAATGCTGTAAGTGCTTACACCATTGCTTTTTATGTTAATATTTGAATTGGAATCGACATTATAGTTCAGCGAAATATTTTCGGTCACTTCAACTCCTTCTTCCGCGTTCGCCGGTTTCGGTTCTATTTTCTTTTTAGGTAAAGTGTCCTGATTTACGACTGCAACCGGTAGCGGCTCAACGGCAGCAAGAGGCGCAGGCATGGAGCTTGCGGTTACTTTTTGAACCTGCACAGGAGCAGACGTCAGTGAGTCCTGCGAAACAGCAGCTGACAAAGCGGCAACGGTGATTAAACTGATTGTAACAAATAATTTTTCCATGGCGTTTAGCGGTTTATTGTTGTTATAAATAATTCGTTTAATCCTGTCCAGCAGGTGATTGCGTTTTTTAGAAAATGCCATTTCAAATGCCGATCCGTTTAAATTATACTCCTGAAACGAAACCAGTGCGTGGACAAATGAGGTCTTGTTTTCCATCACAGATATCGCCAGATCGTCGCAGCAATGTTCTCTTTCCTCGCGGATCAATCGTGATAACCATAGCAATGCGGGATTGAAGAAAAACACATTCTCACAAAAAATCTGGATCAGATTCACGAGGTAATCGCGTCTTTTAATGTGTGCCAGCTCATGCAAAATAATGGCCTCGATCTGCGCTTCCGGCAGGTGACCAGGGATGTTTAAGTGTTTACTTATCCAACTTTTTCAAGAAATCTTTAATCTCATCCAGCTCCTCCTGCGAGGTGTTTTTATTGCCAAAAAGCTGCATAACCAGGTTCGAGGCCGAGCCTTTGTACATCGAATCCACAAACTTTTCCAGCAATGCATTTTTTGTTTTATCCTCCGCTTCCGCGGGACTATATACGTGCTTCATACTGCTTTCATCCCGTATCACGATCCCTTTTTCGGTCATGATCTGCATGAGCTTCAAAGTGGAAGAATACTGCACAGCCCGCTTTTCTTCGTTCAGTTTGTCATTCACAAATCTCACTGTTGAAGGGCCGTGCTCCCATAGCACCTGTAATATTTCCAATTCCGATTTTGTGGGCTCCATGATTCTGTTTTCTAGTCAACAATTCAAAGGTAGGAAATATTTCGTACGAAAAAATATTTAGATAAATTTTTTCTTTAAAAATGAAAAAACCGTCACGGAACGAATCCCGTGACGGTAAGACAAGTGGTCACTTTTTTTTAGGCGCCCAACGCTTTTCGGGCATACTCCACGCACTTAGCAGTTTCTTTCACTGCGTCGGAACCGGCCGGGATCTCATATTCCAGCTCGATCGTTGCGGGAAACTTATATTTCCTGGCGCGCATGAGTTCCAAAGCGGCCGTAATGGGTGTATCTCCTTGCCCCCAGACTACATTCGCACCGCCGTTTTCTTTGTTTTTCCGGTCTTTCACGTGCATGCTTACAATGTGGTCATGTTTGGTTTCGATTAATGGAATCGGGTCGAAACCTGCGGCTACATAATGTCCCATATCAAAGTTCAGCGCATTGTATTTCGATTGGCTCAATGCAGTGTCCCACCAGGTTGGCGTTTGCTGGGTATGACCGTGATAACCTACGTATACTTTGTTTTTTGCAGCAATGTCTCCCAATCTTTTTGTTTGCGCGGGATCGTTGGGCTGTTCAATCGTGGCCTGGTTTGCACCCAGTGCTTTGGCAGCGCGGAATGCATAATCCACTTCCTGAT of Dyadobacter chenhuakuii contains these proteins:
- a CDS encoding PAS domain-containing sensor histidine kinase; this encodes MNTKPNLNNNKLMGDLSEELQSEVARLESEANLQFALGAAQLGVWNMNPDTGEVYFDERCRELYGNPPEEILNFESLILHIHFEDREKVTIAISDALDPNKRLTYDVRYRTVGAADNRLRWLHCTGKAYFTPEGAPYRFSGVSRNVTDEISNRERVAWADQQAAMTIEGSGAGSFLVTLATDEIIYSPTMSRIITGRDNNTDSREVFIRHVHPEDADKRLNAYKVASATGQLRYEARFVWHDKSVHWVRVIGQYLFDSTGKAVSLSGVVMDITDRIEAENIIRTSEEHLRTLIEQAPVATSLFVGREMIIELPNEAMLKIWGKGNSVIGKPLHEALPELQSQPFFKILSEVFETGVPYAASGSRADLVMNGVLETFYFDFTYKPLRNSKGEIYAILDMAVDVTEQVKSRQALEQSEERYRQLVNELEQRVQKRTEELHQANQELLNSNSNLQQFAYAASHDMQEPLRKILSFSSRLQTVYGNSFDENGIFMLNRIQDASKRMSSMIDDLLAYSRLTTRDSAFEPVDLDKIVSSVIADLEFSIEEQKSEIKIGPLPTVWGNASQLTQLVQNLLSNAIKYRKQDVPSVIEILARDVDAAELAELPRLFSEHHYTRFEVRDNGIGFDEKYLDRIFQMFQRLHGRGEFSGSGIGLALCKKVVQNHHGYITAKSELEVGSTFIVYLPVPN
- a CDS encoding GNAT family N-acetyltransferase; the protein is MIEVKLRLDERKRGAFYIEEEGKQIGEMVVGVSDTALTVYHTEVDENMSGKGYAKLMLDEMVGYARKQNLQVVPLCEYVHVQFTKHPDEFQDVWRK
- a CDS encoding sugar phosphate isomerase/epimerase family protein, which encodes MKRRTALSSILAVSGAGILPAQAAKSKEQPFIYSLNMSTLRGHKLGFRKELEVAAKAGFGSVEIWINTLQDYLKTGGTLQDAKKIINDLGIKVEDAIGFATWIVDDESARSKAIEQLKVEMDQLAQIGCPRIAAPPMGATTGDSLDLAKVAERYRTILELGDKTGVVPHLELWGFSKNLSRVGEILYVAVESGHPSARLLMDVYHLHKGGSGMDAVKDVGKPLVEIFHINDYPATPPRETITDADRVYAGDGVAPLKDLLKSLKNPERPVILSFEVFNKDYYAQDALLVAKTGLAKMKKVTEGV
- a CDS encoding glycoside hydrolase family 5 protein — translated: MHRRTFIKNTAVSVAAGAAVSSGFSFKTQNAKNKLPKWKGFNLLDFFSPDPASSRKPTTEEQFKWMSDWGFDFVRIPMAYPAYVKFDRSRNITPEEVYQIDEQAVERIDKLVTTAHKYNIHVSLNLHRAPGYCVNAGFHEPYNLWTDQKALDAFCFHWNMWAKRYKNVSNKKISFDLLNEPSMREDMNDQHSKRSSVPGAVYRKLAIAASEAIRKENAMHLIIADGNDVGSSVIPEIADLDIAQSCRGYHPGIISHYKAPWANKDPDNLPEPKWPGQVGDKYLSRAMLESFYKPWIDMVGKGVGVHCGECGCWNKTPHAVFLAWFGDVLDILTSNGIGFSLWEFMGDFGVLDSRRDDVAYEDWHGHKLDRKLLTLMMKY
- a CDS encoding M56 family metallopeptidase gives rise to the protein MSKHLNIPGHLPEAQIEAIILHELAHIKRRDYLVNLIQIFCENVFFFNPALLWLSRLIREEREHCCDDLAISVMENKTSFVHALVSFQEYNLNGSAFEMAFSKKRNHLLDRIKRIIYNNNKPLNAMEKLFVTISLITVAALSAAVSQDSLTSAPVQVQKVTASSMPAPLAAVEPLPVAVVNQDTLPKKKIEPKPANAEEGVEVTENISLNYNVDSNSNINIKSNGVSTYSINVNGKHYEMVKIKDKITTLMIDGNEIPKEDFPKYQQEINQVLDKITEEHKKAEAQRKEADKHREEADKQRAAADLQRREADEMRTQADKQRLQADEQRKQAEKNRKVAEELRYKK
- a CDS encoding BlaI/MecI/CopY family transcriptional regulator; protein product: MEPTKSELEILQVLWEHGPSTVRFVNDKLNEEKRAVQYSSTLKLMQIMTEKGIVIRDESSMKHVYSPAEAEDKTKNALLEKFVDSMYKGSASNLVMQLFGNKNTSQEELDEIKDFLKKLDK
- a CDS encoding sugar phosphate isomerase/epimerase family protein encodes the protein MAEHEISRRQFLSASALVTAGVSLLPGTGFGFPAYIKNLGKPNSLFNGVQVGAITYSWRSMPGTAEDILKYCVEANVSAIELMGPTGELFAGAPEGPKMPPWTGGKRPELTEDQKAAQAEHLVKMAEWRAKVPMDKFVQLRKMYNDAGVSIYAFKPSALGEKNTDQEVDYAFRAAKALGANQATIEQPNDPAQTKRLGDIAAKNKVYVGYHGHTQQTPTWWDTALSQSKYNALNFDMGHYVAAGFDPIPLIETKHDHIVSMHVKDRKNKENGGANVVWGQGDTPITAALELMRARKYKFPATIELEYEIPAGSDAVKETAKCVEYARKALGA